CTTTCGTCCATTGCGCAAAATTCCTAACTGCTGCCTTCCGTAGAAGTATGGGCCGTGTCTCAGTCCCATTGTGACGGACTCTCCGCTAAGAGCCGTTAGCCGTCATAGCCTTGGTAGGCCATTACCCCACCAACTAGCTGGTAGCAAGTACGCCACTCTCTTCGTGATTTGCATCTTTAATCCGAATATTGCATCGGATTCTATGGGAAATTACCCCCGCTTTCGCGGGGCTATGTCCCACAAAGAGGTATGTTCGTACTCATTACTCACCCGTTCGCCACTGAACCAGCGATCTACACAAAAACATCGAATACTTAGGAATAATTTGATATCTTTGTGTAGACCACAGGCCCCGTTCGACTTGCATGTCTTAGGCACATCGCCAGCGTTCACCCTGAGCCACGATCAAACTCTTAGTACAACTCCGCAAAAGCGGAGCTTTTTGTCAAAAATGATTTCCGAATTATCGGAGTCACCTTCTGGCACTAACAGTCAACTGGCTCTAAACAAATTGAATACAGGAATTTTAAAGTACCAGATGAATCGACTTGATTCATAGTAGGGATATTATATAGTAGATTGCTAAAAAATACAGTAGGGAAAAGTTGGAATTAGCCCTGATATCTTTTTAAATAGACAAGATGTTTTTTGGTAACGTACCCGTGAGGGAGGAGCTGTTTTAGAGAGGTGATTTTATGGACCCCATGAATATCGGAAATCACTACGTCAATATCTTTGTTGCTGATTTGATAGAACTGGGTTAAATATTGTAAACAAGCTCCGCAGGGATGGACCTGTTTAAAGTCCACGACACAAATAGCTTTAATTTGATATTTACCATGAATAACGGCATGGTCGATTGCCGATCTTTCGGCACAAACTCCTAAACCGGTTATAACCGACTCGATAAGACAGCCCCCGAAGTATTCCCCATCGACCGTAAGTACCGAGGCACCAATTTTATGTTTTGATCTGACAGTGAATGATTTCGGACGCGATTCGGTTGCTACTTTTATAAGAGTTGATATTTCGTCTTTTGTAAGCACTGGATTATTATAACTGAATAATTTTGGCGGAAGGAAGGATAGAGACTGATTCCGGCTCGGAAGAAGTGAATATTGTTTGATACCTTTGGCAAATTTTGCCAATGAGCTTTTGGTGGTTTTCGTCTAATTCCGAAAAGATATCGTCCAGAAGTAATATGGGTGATTCCTGGTATTTGGTTTCAAGATAGTCTATTTGTCCTAGTCTAACGGTAAATGTGGCTAATCTTTGCTGGCCACGGCTGCCCCAACTGGCTAAATTCTTGTCGGCAGAGTGAAAAACCGAATTATCAAAACTAAAATCATCGCGGTGAAGTCCGGATTGAGTGTAGCCACACTCAAGCTCCCGAGAATAATTTTGATCGATTTTTTCTTGAGTAAGAAAAGAGGGGTAATAGTTTATGGAAATTGTGTTTATTTCCAGGTCGGGGTGATTTTGAAAAAAATTGTTGAGATGTTTTATGAAAGATAGTCTAAAATCGTGGACTATTTTGTCATTTTTTGTCAGGGATTGATCCCAATAATAGAGTTCGGATTTATTATTTTTGCCACATCTGATTAGGTCTAATAATTCGTTACGGTGTTTTAGGGCCCGATTGTATTGCGATAAGGCGGAGGAATAGCGCCATTCTGATTGCATAAATATTTCATCAAGGAAGTCGCGTCGACGGCCGGGGGAGCCGGCTACTAGCCGAATATCGTCGGGGTGAAAAATTACAGTTTTAATCTGGCCGATAAACTCCTTCCGAAGTTTTTCGGCCCTATTGATTAATAACTTACGGGTAACGGCAGTTTTGGCGGGATCGTTTGTTAGCTGAATCTCCAGTTCGCTGAGTTCATTGTTTGTAGACAGTTTACCCCTAACCGAGGAATACGACGAATCCCACATAATAAGTTTTGAGAGGGAGGTTGAGCGAAAACTCTTGCCGTGAGATAGGAGATAAATTGATTCCAGGATATTGGTTTTTCCGGAACCATTCGGACCAATAATGAGATTGGTTTTTGGATCGAATTCAAAAAGTGTTTTTTGATGAGACCGGAAATTTTCCAGGAGTAACTTGGTGAGAAACATTAAGGCAATTATACCTGCTTCGATGTTGTGGATGGTTTACATAACTTTGATTGTTCTATAATTACGACATGATAGACGTATTAAAAACAACAAAATATGTAGCTGATAATTCAAAGTTGGTAAAAATCTCTACAAGAGCAATTGAAAAGCTGGTAAATAGTGTGCAGGAGAGTGAATTGGATTCGTTTGACTTGGGATATTTTGGCTATAATTGGCCTTTTGATCTTCAGATGGAATTGGTTTTTATATTTAACGCTGTAAATTTTTGTTATTGGTCGGGAAAAGGCGAACAAAAATGGACGGTTGAAATTGGAGGCAAGAAATTAGATGGGGCAATTGCTCTATTTAAATGCTTGGAGGAGGAGGCTAATAGAAATGACTCGTTTTTCCGACCGGAAACTCTGGCCAATTTAAATGAAAATGATTTAAAAAGAATTCTCAGGGGAAATGCAGAGATTCCATTGTTTGATGAGAGATTGGAATGTTTAAGAGAGTTGGGGCAAGTAACAAAAGACAGGTATGGCGACTATTTGAAAATTATTGAAAATAGCGAACATGACGCTATGAAACTAGTAGAAACAATAACTATTAATTTTCCGAGATTTAACGATGTTTCTGAATATAGTGGCAAAAGCATAGGGTTTTACAAGCGGGCACAACTGAATGTCAATATGATAAACAGTATCTTGGTATCTGTAGGACAAGCCCCAATGTTAAACATTGATAAGTTGACGGCATTTGCGGATTATAAAGTGCCACAGATACTTAGAGGGATGGGCATTGTCAAGTATTCAAATACATTGTCGAAAAAAATAGATGATTACGAGTTAATTCCCGTAAATTCAAGAGAAGAAGTCGAAATAAGGGCAAATACAGTTTGGGCGGTTGAGCTCATCAGAGAAGAATTAAGTAAGACGTTCCCCGTGACATCGCCTGAAGTTGACACTGTTCTTTGGACGAGATCGCAGAAAAAGGAACCCGGCGAAAAACCATATCACCGGACACTAACAACGGCTTACTAGAATTTTGGTCCGGAGAGTATCGGTAGCGTGGAACGAATTATTTGCTAACCTAATTTCCATCTACGAAACTCTTAAGCCTATTATACCTGAAGAAAAATTAGCTTTGGATTATTCCTATTAGGGATTACCAGTATAGTAATAGAACTATAATATAAAGAAGTGTTAATAGGACTGTTATCAATAATTTTCAAATACGTCATACCAAGGGTAGGTAAGCCGAAGCATTCTTAAGCGCCGGAGAGGTCTAAGTGGTCGGAGAGGTCTAAGTGGTCGGAGAGGTCTAAGTGGTCTTAGCTTGAAAGGTTCCCCATAACGTTTTACAATCCTGTCATCTGAACTAACGTAACCAATAAATGACATGTCATTTGCACTGTAAACTTCATTACCGTTCAAGATAAAACCAATCCAATTGCATTCGGTATCAAACAGATAGTTTCCGTTAATAAAAGCAATATAGTTACCTGATGTATTAAAGATATATCTCATTGTCTATCTCTTAATAAAGTAACCTGTGAATACAGATACAAAATACCCCCTATTACCATCATTACAATAGCACCCACAACCTGATAATCAGTCTTACCAATCGGAACACTGTGTTCAGAAGTTATAAAGTTAATTCCTATACCTATTAATATGGTTGCAAATAAATTTAAGACAACCGAATTGAGTGCTTTGTATTTATTAAGTTGGTAGTCGTTAGCGTATGTTTTTAAAGTCTCGTTCTCTGTTTCCAGTTGAGTAATTTTTGATTCGCAGTTTTTGGTATAAGTTAGAATTGTACTAGCTAATGGTCTATTGCCAGTTAAATCTTTAGCCTTAATCGTTCCTAAACTGGTTGGGTCAATACCTAAAGGACCGTTACTATTAGCCAAGGGAGGTGTGTTTGTTGTTTGAGGAGGAGTTACGGGGGGAATAATTGTTTTAGGTTTAGCCATTGTAATTATTTTACTCCATAATGGATATTTTTCTGGTTAGTAGGACTAATAGCATAAAGTATTAATAGCTATTAATACTCTATGGATTACGTAGGATTTGAGTTTTTGTGATATAAATGGCGTATGGATGACGTATCAGGTTTTTTATCTTTACTTTTCATATTGGCTTTGTATTTACTGCCAACCATTATTGCTTTTTCAAAGCGGAAAAAGAATAAAGTAGCCATTTTCTTAACTAACTTTTTATTGGGCTGGACGGTATTAGGCTGGATAATTTCTCTAATCTGGTCGGTAACAAACGATTAGAGCTGGACTACTAAATTAAGTAGATGAGGGGAAATTGGTAGATAATGTATATAATCAGAACTAGAGTTAAGGGTTAAAAAAATAATAATATGGACACCTATCAGGTATTACAAAAAATCTTTAAAAACCCCGAACAGGACCTTTTCATGTTTGATGACCTTTCCCAAATAAATATATATGAAAAAGGTGAAGGGATGTTTTATGTAAAAGCAATTTCAAAACTAGATGAAGAGAAATTGGTCTACAACGCCAAGACTGGAAAATCCGCACCTGAAGAAATTGTTAGACAACTATATTTAGTGCAACTTACAAAGCATTATAAATACCCTAAAAGTCTTATTGAGCTTGAGAAGCAAGTAAATTTTGGACGTGAGCAAAAACGAGCAGATATAGTGGTTTACAGGCCTGACGGCATTACCCCGAAAATAATAATTGAGGTAAAAGCTCCAAGTGAGGACAATGATGTCCAGCAGTTAAAATCATATTTGAATGCTGAAGGGGCACCCGTAGGGGTTGCGTTGAATGGTAAAACACGCCTTATCCTATACAGACCATATCCAAAAGATTTTGATGACACACTTGACGATATTCCTGCCTCTGATGAAGGGATAGAAGATGTTTTAGCAAAACGAAAAACTCTTAAAGATTTGAGAGATATTGAGCTAAAAGAAGTAATTGAAGAATTGCAAGAGCTGGTATTGGCTAACTCCGGAGCTGATGTATTTGACGAGATTTTTAAACTGATATACGCAAAACTATATGATGAAAAAGAAGCTTTAACACGACCCAATCAAGAACTGTTTTTTAGAAAAAGCCCGACAGGAAACCCATTAGAAACAAAGCGAATTATTGATGACCTTTTTGAAGGAGCTAAGAATGAATGGCCCGATATTTTTTCTAAGGATGACAATATTAAACTACGGCCAGAACATCTTTCAGTTTGCATAGGAAGACTTCAGGAGGCAAGACTATTTGGTTCTAACCTCCGTATCATTGATGAAGCATTTGAATATTTACTGCCTGATGTTGCCAAGGGAAAGAAAGGTCAATACTTTACACCTCGTGTGGTGATTGATATGTGTGTTCAGATGCTTAATCCGCAGAAAAAGGAGTATGTGGTTGATACCGCCTGTGGGAGTGCAGGCTTCTTGGTCCATACAATGCAGTATGTTTGGAAAAACTTGCCAACCCCTGAAACTCATAGAGAATATGCTAGCAGGTATCTCTTTGGGATAGATTTTGATGAGAAGTCAACCAAAATTAGCCGAGCAATTATGCTTATTGCAGGAGATGGTAAAAGCCATATCTACAAGACAACCTCACTTGACTCTAGAGAATGGCCTGAACGGCTTAAAAGCGACCTGAATGACTTAGGTTTGGTCAGACATTTTGATAATTACGATACAGATAGAAACAATAGAGAAACTTTCCAGCAATTAGGCTTTGATGTACTGCTAGCCAATCCCCCTTTTGCTGGCGAAATAAAAGAAAAGAATTTGTTGGCTCAATATGTTCTAGGTAAGAACAGTAAAGGAAAACTCCAAAACAAAGTTGAACGCCATTATCTGTTTATTGAGAGGAATCTTGATTTTGTAAAGGCTGGCGGTCGTCTGGCGGTTGTTTTACCGCAAGGTATTTTTAACAATACGGGTGATGAATACGTCAGAAAATATATAATGCAAAAAGCTCGTATATTGGCGGTTGTAGGCCTGCATGGAAATTCATTTAAACCTCATACAGGTACTAAAACGTCAATCATTTTCTTACAAAAATGGCGTGATGATGAGCTAGACCAAGGGGGTAACCCCACTACTCAAGATTACCCGATTTTCTTTGCCACACAAAAACAGTCATTCAAAGATAATAGTGGTGATTATATTTATGAAAAAGATAATGATGGTCAGTTAATAAAAGATGAGAGTGGTAATCCGAAATATCTAAGCGACCTTGATGAAATTGCTGATGCTTTTGTTGCTTGGGGTAAGGAGCAAAGTTTAAGTTTCTTTAAATAATATGGACTGGCAAACTATTGTCAAAGATAACAATTTAGATGTATCGGTTATAAATAGCTCTGATTTAAACGAGGACATTAGATTTGAAGCTGAATTTTATCGTCCAGAATTTATTCAAATTGAAAACTTACTTAAGAAGAGAGGGGTTGAAAGCTATGGTTCTTTTATTAAAAATATACAATGTGGCCCTT
This sequence is a window from Candidatus Shapirobacteria bacterium. Protein-coding genes within it:
- a CDS encoding queuosine salvage family protein, whose protein sequence is MIDVLKTTKYVADNSKLVKISTRAIEKLVNSVQESELDSFDLGYFGYNWPFDLQMELVFIFNAVNFCYWSGKGEQKWTVEIGGKKLDGAIALFKCLEEEANRNDSFFRPETLANLNENDLKRILRGNAEIPLFDERLECLRELGQVTKDRYGDYLKIIENSEHDAMKLVETITINFPRFNDVSEYSGKSIGFYKRAQLNVNMINSILVSVGQAPMLNIDKLTAFADYKVPQILRGMGIVKYSNTLSKKIDDYELIPVNSREEVEIRANTVWAVELIREELSKTFPVTSPEVDTVLWTRSQKKEPGEKPYHRTLTTAY
- a CDS encoding superinfection immunity protein, which encodes MDDVSGFLSLLFILALYLLPTIIAFSKRKKNKVAIFLTNFLLGWTVLGWIISLIWSVTND
- the recF gene encoding DNA replication and repair protein RecF (All proteins in this family for which functions are known are DNA-binding proteins that assist the filamentation of RecA onto DNA for the initiation of recombination or recombinational repair.) — its product is MFLTKLLLENFRSHQKTLFEFDPKTNLIIGPNGSGKTNILESIYLLSHGKSFRSTSLSKLIMWDSSYSSVRGKLSTNNELSELEIQLTNDPAKTAVTRKLLINRAEKLRKEFIGQIKTVIFHPDDIRLVAGSPGRRRDFLDEIFMQSEWRYSSALSQYNRALKHRNELLDLIRCGKNNKSELYYWDQSLTKNDKIVHDFRLSFIKHLNNFFQNHPDLEINTISINYYPSFLTQEKIDQNYSRELECGYTQSGLHRDDFSFDNSVFHSADKNLASWGSRGQQRLATFTVRLGQIDYLETKYQESPILLLDDIFSELDENHQKLIGKICQRYQTIFTSSEPESVSILPSAKIIQL
- a CDS encoding N-6 DNA methylase, giving the protein MDTYQVLQKIFKNPEQDLFMFDDLSQINIYEKGEGMFYVKAISKLDEEKLVYNAKTGKSAPEEIVRQLYLVQLTKHYKYPKSLIELEKQVNFGREQKRADIVVYRPDGITPKIIIEVKAPSEDNDVQQLKSYLNAEGAPVGVALNGKTRLILYRPYPKDFDDTLDDIPASDEGIEDVLAKRKTLKDLRDIELKEVIEELQELVLANSGADVFDEIFKLIYAKLYDEKEALTRPNQELFFRKSPTGNPLETKRIIDDLFEGAKNEWPDIFSKDDNIKLRPEHLSVCIGRLQEARLFGSNLRIIDEAFEYLLPDVAKGKKGQYFTPRVVIDMCVQMLNPQKKEYVVDTACGSAGFLVHTMQYVWKNLPTPETHREYASRYLFGIDFDEKSTKISRAIMLIAGDGKSHIYKTTSLDSREWPERLKSDLNDLGLVRHFDNYDTDRNNRETFQQLGFDVLLANPPFAGEIKEKNLLAQYVLGKNSKGKLQNKVERHYLFIERNLDFVKAGGRLAVVLPQGIFNNTGDEYVRKYIMQKARILAVVGLHGNSFKPHTGTKTSIIFLQKWRDDELDQGGNPTTQDYPIFFATQKQSFKDNSGDYIYEKDNDGQLIKDESGNPKYLSDLDEIADAFVAWGKEQSLSFFK
- a CDS encoding cytidine deaminase; its protein translation is MLTKDEISTLIKVATESRPKSFTVRSKHKIGASVLTVDGEYFGGCLIESVITGLGVCAERSAIDHAVIHGKYQIKAICVVDFKQVHPCGACLQYLTQFYQISNKDIDVVISDIHGVHKITSLKQLLPHGYVTKKHLVYLKRYQG